The sequence below is a genomic window from Egicoccus sp. AB-alg6-2.
GCAGCTACTGATCCTGGGTATTGTTGCGGCCATGGCACCGACACATCTTCCGACACGTCAGACACCGGTCGTCGAACCGGAGGTTCGCGAGTCCCCGCAGACGGGCGAACCCGGCGACCACGACCGTTTCACCCACTACGTCCGTCAGCGCGAGCTCGAGCGTTCGCGACGCACCGGCAAGCCGGTCACGGCGCTGTGCGGCAAGAAGTGGATCCCCGACGGCGACCCGTCGAAGTACC
It includes:
- a CDS encoding DUF3039 domain-containing protein; this encodes MAPTHLPTRQTPVVEPEVRESPQTGEPGDHDRFTHYVRQRELERSRRTGKPVTALCGKKWIPDGDPSKYPMCPTCSEIVAESFSRGLE